A stretch of the Sorangium aterium genome encodes the following:
- a CDS encoding type VI immunity family protein, whose amino-acid sequence MANRPARSSATIDWPKSVEPTEPAFLNLRFAAVADGISRPEVESSVLHLLDELSRHGGQSGGASFLWSSGHDVECSVEGLVLPPKASTWLRTRLQSQWRKALVELRLHQELAPVRANQPSRGVAAEEHAAGATEASALGAFEPLTLRHPDTHEVLVLPCIEIMVVAAGENATVRSAVREFGARWLARFPDTALLSKGGDHKAYRVSSVAQAQASWCSHFDAKNRRVGGVHSLAAGGNVRSPEPPTLVGELMPEGAAARGCLPIAWASRPSELATLVDELCGGLELTSGWCGISQYVGPDGDAQRWLEDQWGPLRERGLPSHASWIRDFPGITVGEPFVYSIWGNQPYLLHVGWITLLGRDFARRMNQELASLASAVEMASLPGGVVRIRTGDAPNAGGTIDDGRELRVRERVGRALRSLRLPDDDLEHFGVRALSERENRAYYLRFFGA is encoded by the coding sequence ATGGCAAACCGCCCCGCCCGCTCCTCCGCCACGATCGATTGGCCGAAGAGCGTCGAGCCCACCGAACCCGCGTTCCTGAACCTTCGTTTTGCGGCGGTGGCCGACGGGATCTCTCGACCCGAGGTCGAGTCGAGCGTGCTCCACCTGCTCGACGAGCTGTCGCGGCACGGTGGCCAGTCGGGCGGCGCGTCGTTTCTCTGGTCCAGTGGTCACGACGTGGAGTGCTCCGTGGAGGGCCTCGTCCTTCCGCCAAAGGCGAGCACGTGGCTTCGCACGCGACTCCAGAGCCAATGGCGCAAAGCGCTCGTCGAGCTTCGACTGCATCAGGAGCTCGCGCCCGTGCGCGCCAACCAGCCCTCGCGAGGCGTCGCCGCGGAAGAGCATGCCGCGGGAGCGACCGAGGCGTCGGCGCTCGGCGCCTTCGAGCCGCTGACCCTTCGCCATCCCGACACGCACGAGGTGCTCGTGCTTCCTTGCATCGAGATCATGGTGGTGGCAGCCGGGGAAAACGCGACCGTGCGCTCCGCGGTCCGCGAATTCGGCGCGCGCTGGCTCGCGCGATTCCCTGACACGGCCCTCCTCTCGAAGGGGGGAGATCACAAGGCATATCGGGTATCGAGCGTCGCCCAGGCCCAGGCGTCGTGGTGCTCCCATTTCGACGCGAAAAATCGGCGGGTCGGGGGCGTGCATTCGCTCGCCGCCGGGGGAAATGTGCGCTCGCCCGAGCCCCCGACGCTCGTCGGGGAGCTCATGCCCGAAGGCGCCGCGGCGCGCGGGTGCCTTCCGATCGCGTGGGCATCGCGCCCTTCCGAGCTCGCGACCCTCGTGGACGAGCTCTGCGGAGGCCTCGAGCTCACCTCCGGTTGGTGTGGCATTTCGCAGTACGTCGGCCCCGACGGAGACGCGCAGCGATGGCTCGAGGACCAATGGGGGCCCCTGCGTGAACGAGGGCTCCCGAGTCATGCTTCGTGGATCCGCGATTTCCCGGGGATCACCGTGGGAGAGCCGTTCGTGTACTCGATCTGGGGCAATCAACCGTATCTGCTCCACGTCGGGTGGATCACGCTGCTCGGGCGTGATTTCGCGAGACGGATGAACCAGGAGCTCGCCTCGCTCGCGTCGGCCGTGGAGATGGCGTCTCTCCCGGGCGGCGTCGTTCGAATCCGCACCGGGGACGCGCCGAACGCGGGTGGCACCATCGACGACGGCCGCGAGCTTCGTGTCCGTGAGCGCGTCGGACGCGCGCTGCGATCGCTGCGCCTTCCGGATGATGATCTCGAGCACTTCGGCGTCCGGGCGCTCTCCGAAAGAGAGAACCGCGCCTATTATTTGCGCTTCTTCGGCGCGTGA